In Streptomyces alboniger, the following are encoded in one genomic region:
- a CDS encoding winged helix-turn-helix transcriptional regulator, translated as MATKQALKGLPEDADLRRADSLAREIFSDVANKWALLIIEALGERTLRFSELRNEVEGVSHKMLTQNLRMLERNGLVDREVHPTVPPRVEYTLTEPGRALRTAVDAICGWTHQHLAHIESARGHFDA; from the coding sequence ATGGCGACCAAGCAAGCACTCAAGGGCCTGCCCGAGGACGCTGACCTGCGGCGCGCGGACTCCCTCGCACGGGAGATCTTCTCGGATGTCGCCAACAAGTGGGCGCTCCTGATCATCGAGGCGCTCGGCGAGCGCACCCTGCGCTTCAGCGAGCTGCGGAACGAGGTCGAGGGCGTCAGCCACAAGATGCTCACGCAGAACCTGCGCATGCTGGAGCGCAATGGCCTGGTCGACCGTGAAGTGCACCCCACCGTGCCACCGCGGGTCGAGTACACCCTCACCGAGCCTGGCAGGGCCCTGCGCACTGCTGTCGACGCCATATGCGGGTGGACGCACCAGCACCTCGCTCACATCGAGAGTGCACGCGGCCATTTCGACGCCTGA
- a CDS encoding alkaline phosphatase D family protein codes for MTVNRRDLLKAAAAAGALNLAWPLAAGLTPAQAREAAERLGAEYDPAPFTLGVASGDPQPHSVLLWTRLAPEPLAAEQRLPEVVEVDWVVARDSRLRHVVASGTAPASATLGHSVHVPVGGLAPGRHYWYAFKALGRTSRVGRTKTAPRGRVSKVTFAAANCQAFHDGFYAAHRGIARENVDFVIHLGDYIYEHGQVGGVPEAHVRDHDGPEILTLADYRKRHALYKGDKSLREAHAAHPWFLTWDDHEVVNDYSGTGGGAPFMRRRAAAYQAWFEHMPHRDSFGGMALPDPEIHRVRRWGDLLELSVLDLRSYRSAQNLPDGTILGAEQKAWLKRTVDRAPDSWHVWANSIMLSQLRGRPGGSYMFTDQWDGFLAERKEVLGHVHRSGLEDLVVITGDWHSAFVDDVRTDFDQPDSPLVGTEFTAHSVTSGAYSPEWNAANGPLMGKANPHLKYFEGNRYGYDVYEVTPRRFTTHMRVVADRRDPDSPVTTLTKFHVDRGKAGSYEDEGTKGSPAQYRRD; via the coding sequence ATGACCGTCAACCGCCGTGATCTGCTGAAGGCCGCCGCGGCCGCCGGTGCCCTCAACCTCGCCTGGCCGCTGGCCGCGGGGCTCACCCCCGCGCAGGCCCGTGAGGCGGCCGAGCGCCTGGGCGCCGAGTACGACCCGGCGCCGTTCACCCTCGGTGTGGCATCCGGTGATCCGCAGCCGCACTCGGTGCTCCTGTGGACCAGACTCGCGCCCGAACCCCTCGCAGCCGAGCAGAGACTTCCCGAGGTCGTAGAGGTCGACTGGGTGGTCGCCAGGGACTCCCGGCTGCGCCACGTCGTCGCCAGCGGCACCGCGCCGGCGTCCGCGACGCTCGGCCACAGCGTGCACGTGCCGGTGGGCGGTCTCGCGCCCGGTCGCCACTACTGGTACGCGTTCAAGGCGCTCGGCAGAACCAGCCGCGTCGGGCGTACGAAGACCGCGCCGCGCGGCCGGGTCTCCAAGGTCACCTTCGCCGCCGCCAACTGCCAGGCGTTCCACGACGGTTTCTACGCCGCGCACCGCGGTATCGCCCGCGAGAACGTGGACTTCGTCATCCACCTCGGCGACTACATCTACGAGCACGGTCAGGTCGGCGGCGTACCGGAGGCGCACGTACGCGATCACGACGGGCCGGAGATCCTCACGCTCGCCGACTACCGCAAGCGGCACGCCCTGTACAAGGGCGACAAGTCGCTGCGCGAGGCGCACGCCGCCCATCCGTGGTTCCTGACCTGGGACGACCACGAGGTCGTCAACGACTACAGCGGCACCGGGGGTGGGGCCCCGTTCATGCGCCGCCGCGCGGCCGCCTACCAGGCGTGGTTCGAGCACATGCCGCACCGCGACTCCTTCGGCGGCATGGCCCTGCCCGACCCCGAGATCCACCGCGTACGCCGCTGGGGCGACCTGCTCGAACTCAGCGTTCTCGACCTGCGCTCTTACCGCTCCGCGCAGAACCTGCCCGACGGGACCATCCTCGGCGCCGAGCAGAAGGCCTGGCTCAAGCGGACCGTCGACCGCGCCCCGGACTCCTGGCACGTGTGGGCCAACTCGATCATGCTGAGCCAGCTGCGGGGCAGGCCGGGCGGCTCGTACATGTTCACCGACCAGTGGGACGGCTTCCTCGCCGAGCGCAAGGAGGTCCTCGGACACGTGCACAGGAGCGGCCTGGAGGACCTGGTCGTCATCACCGGTGACTGGCACTCGGCGTTCGTCGACGACGTCCGCACCGACTTCGACCAGCCCGACTCACCCCTGGTGGGCACGGAGTTCACCGCCCACTCGGTGACCTCCGGCGCCTATTCACCCGAGTGGAACGCCGCCAACGGCCCCCTCATGGGCAAGGCCAACCCGCACCTGAAGTACTTCGAGGGCAACCGGTACGGCTACGACGTGTACGAGGTGACGCCCCGGCGCTTCACCACGCACATGCGGGTCGTCGCCGACCGCCGCGACCCGGACTCCCCCGTGACCACGCTGACGAAGTTCCACGTGGACCGCGGCAAGGCCGGTTCCTACGAGGACGAGGGGACCAAGGGGTCGCCTGCGCAGTACCGCAGGGACTAA
- a CDS encoding protein-arginine deiminase domain-containing protein has translation MRPHRWRNVTLATGVAGILAATGATAIADSGARDAPAQVPDLRADVNRDGSVDVEGTSDSAGENTWTARRGAIVLPNIDDDAKRCPVKDAQGRPLSDAKLARCNDGSDTKVNGARDAADLARLRTVPLTETPAGSHGTVKAIGADAKKAHLFIKRDGRWSLLRPADRLSAAELRAGVELGVEATDVVRDARKWNGEVKVRFTVTGGGTSRSDDVVLRTAPVLTHHHLQRAEEVLVTKVKGAGSYGRDQRKFVKELAKQVKDAGIDKPLTTFTKYGDPWAQDFVEPAYAGMPGPGGKQHTMRVMIRSAQPDRDAGRELFEKLRGPDVGVVQVGKPTVNEEWTLNSMGNLETIPPYTLNGKSYPAGRIIQGYRADSGSKPAKSMRTFLSSQGAQAPLLLDTSWLAVGHVDEFVQFLPADTERGWRIGVADPAAGVELLRKAKRDGHGGTKMFSVPRGSEVPAPKETIDQVLAKASFHTDNKVAAKRIEANLEILKRETGVTDAEIVRVPGLYTRDSDASADLSGSRKLRRMGPESLKEFNQLRGADEARSGRDSAGGAGADAAAVRPNSAYVPGAVNGVLLSPTRYLAPKQWGPVIDGRDIFTEAVNSVYAKAGFTTTYIDDWYTYHIGLGEVHCGTNTLRDTRAPWWPTA, from the coding sequence GTGCGACCGCACAGATGGAGAAACGTCACTCTTGCGACCGGCGTAGCCGGGATACTCGCGGCCACGGGAGCCACGGCCATCGCCGATTCCGGTGCCCGGGACGCACCGGCCCAAGTCCCCGACCTGCGGGCGGACGTGAACCGGGACGGCAGTGTCGACGTCGAGGGTACGAGCGACTCGGCGGGCGAGAACACCTGGACGGCGCGGCGCGGCGCGATCGTGCTGCCGAACATCGACGACGACGCGAAGCGCTGTCCCGTCAAGGACGCCCAGGGCAGGCCCCTGTCGGACGCGAAGCTCGCCCGGTGCAACGACGGTTCCGACACCAAGGTCAACGGTGCGCGTGACGCAGCCGACCTGGCCCGCCTGAGGACCGTGCCGCTGACCGAGACCCCGGCCGGCAGCCACGGCACCGTCAAGGCGATCGGTGCCGACGCCAAGAAGGCGCACCTGTTCATCAAGCGCGACGGCCGCTGGTCCCTGCTGCGGCCCGCCGACCGGCTGTCCGCCGCGGAACTGCGCGCCGGTGTCGAGCTGGGCGTTGAGGCCACGGACGTGGTGCGCGACGCACGGAAGTGGAACGGAGAGGTGAAGGTCCGGTTCACGGTCACCGGCGGCGGCACGTCCCGCTCCGACGACGTCGTGCTGCGCACCGCACCCGTACTGACCCACCATCACCTGCAACGTGCCGAGGAAGTCCTCGTCACCAAGGTGAAGGGCGCCGGTTCCTACGGCCGTGACCAGCGCAAGTTCGTCAAGGAACTGGCCAAGCAGGTGAAGGACGCCGGCATCGACAAGCCGCTGACGACCTTCACCAAGTACGGTGACCCGTGGGCGCAGGACTTCGTCGAGCCGGCCTACGCCGGCATGCCGGGCCCGGGAGGCAAGCAGCACACGATGCGGGTCATGATCCGGTCCGCGCAGCCCGACCGGGACGCGGGCCGCGAGCTGTTCGAGAAGCTGCGCGGGCCGGACGTGGGCGTGGTCCAGGTCGGCAAGCCGACGGTGAACGAGGAGTGGACGCTCAACTCCATGGGCAACCTGGAGACCATTCCGCCGTACACGCTGAACGGCAAGAGCTACCCGGCAGGCCGCATCATCCAGGGCTACCGGGCCGACTCCGGCTCCAAGCCCGCCAAGTCGATGCGTACGTTCCTGTCCTCGCAGGGAGCCCAGGCGCCGCTGCTGCTCGACACGTCGTGGCTGGCGGTCGGGCACGTGGACGAGTTCGTCCAGTTCCTGCCCGCCGACACCGAGCGCGGCTGGCGCATCGGCGTCGCCGACCCGGCCGCCGGGGTGGAGCTGCTCCGCAAGGCCAAGCGGGACGGGCACGGCGGGACGAAGATGTTCTCCGTCCCGCGCGGCAGCGAGGTCCCCGCGCCCAAGGAGACCATCGACCAGGTGCTCGCCAAGGCCTCGTTCCACACCGACAACAAGGTGGCGGCCAAACGCATCGAGGCCAACCTGGAGATCCTCAAGCGCGAGACCGGCGTCACCGACGCGGAGATCGTGCGGGTGCCCGGCCTGTACACGCGGGACTCCGACGCGAGCGCGGACCTGAGCGGCAGCCGCAAGCTGCGCCGCATGGGCCCCGAGTCCCTGAAGGAGTTCAACCAGCTGCGCGGCGCCGACGAGGCGCGCAGCGGCCGGGACTCGGCGGGCGGTGCCGGAGCTGACGCGGCCGCGGTCCGGCCGAACAGCGCCTACGTCCCCGGCGCCGTCAACGGCGTCCTGCTGAGCCCGACCCGCTATCTGGCACCCAAGCAGTGGGGACCGGTCATCGACGGCCGGGACATCTTCACCGAGGCGGTGAACTCCGTGTACGCCAAGGCGGGATTCACCACGACCTACATCGACGACTGGTACACGTACCACATCGGCTTGGGTGAGGTGCACTGCGGCACCAACACGCTGCGGGACACCCGCGCGCCCTGGTGGCCCACGGCGTAA
- a CDS encoding class I SAM-dependent DNA methyltransferase, with product MTSSELWSRATADRYDAEETETSSAAVLGPTLDFLAELAGDGRALEFAIGTGRVGVPLRERGVPVVGIELSEHMAAVLRRKVDKDTLPVVIGDMATTVVPGEFTLVYLVYNTITNLLTQDEQVECFRNAARHLKPGGRFVIELGVPPLRLLPPGQVAVPFDVSDRHLGFDTFDLVEQILVSHHFTRDGDDGRYRRANSRHRYAWPAELDLMARIAGLELERRVAGWDGAPFTQDSANHISVWRKPT from the coding sequence GTGACGAGCAGTGAGCTGTGGAGCCGTGCGACCGCCGACCGCTACGACGCCGAGGAGACCGAGACGTCCTCGGCCGCCGTTCTCGGACCGACTCTCGACTTCCTCGCCGAACTCGCCGGAGACGGCCGGGCATTGGAGTTCGCCATCGGGACCGGCCGCGTGGGCGTCCCGCTCCGGGAACGCGGCGTGCCGGTCGTGGGCATCGAACTGTCCGAACACATGGCGGCGGTACTGCGGCGCAAGGTGGACAAGGACACGCTCCCGGTAGTCATCGGGGACATGGCCACCACCGTCGTTCCCGGCGAGTTCACGCTTGTTTATCTCGTCTACAACACCATCACCAACCTGCTCACGCAGGACGAGCAGGTCGAGTGCTTCCGCAACGCCGCACGCCATCTGAAGCCCGGCGGCCGATTCGTCATCGAGCTTGGCGTACCGCCGCTGCGGCTCCTGCCGCCCGGCCAGGTCGCGGTGCCGTTCGACGTCTCTGATCGGCATCTCGGCTTCGACACCTTCGACCTCGTCGAGCAGATTCTCGTCTCACACCACTTCACCCGCGACGGCGACGATGGCCGCTACCGCCGCGCCAACTCCCGGCACCGTTACGCCTGGCCGGCAGAGCTGGACCTCATGGCACGGATCGCCGGGCTCGAACTGGAACGTCGCGTCGCGGGCTGGGACGGGGCGCCGTTCACCCAGGACTCCGCGAATCACATCTCCGTGTGGCGCAAGCCGACCTGA
- a CDS encoding DUF4239 domain-containing protein, with amino-acid sequence MLFPSLLVMLTAAVAVTTTAFFVTRRQGAQAPDLPKGVEMAVGAVSGLFVFSFAFLALNAQAELNTARKAALSEAGALKEVYFAAQGLDDAARAQVRKGIVGYTGSVITAEWPAMRAGRPDEATTRELDALRMRVYDMPAPGETARAARVEVAQRMRDVYVARRERLAEKDARVPTPILSLMIGAGVATLLVIALFGRPSSRVHYALLAIGAAGFAYMIFLVLALNHPYGGGISVGPDAYHEALVRYEQIGS; translated from the coding sequence ATGTTGTTTCCCTCTCTTCTCGTGATGCTCACCGCAGCGGTCGCCGTCACCACCACGGCGTTCTTCGTCACACGACGCCAAGGCGCACAGGCTCCTGATCTGCCCAAAGGTGTCGAGATGGCGGTGGGAGCGGTCAGCGGCCTCTTCGTGTTCTCCTTCGCTTTCCTCGCCCTCAACGCGCAGGCCGAGTTGAACACGGCGCGCAAGGCGGCGCTGTCGGAGGCAGGCGCGCTCAAGGAGGTCTACTTCGCCGCCCAGGGCCTCGACGACGCCGCCCGTGCGCAGGTCCGCAAGGGCATCGTCGGCTACACCGGCTCCGTCATCACAGCCGAGTGGCCTGCCATGCGCGCAGGCCGCCCCGACGAGGCGACCACCCGGGAACTCGACGCCTTGCGCATGCGGGTCTACGACATGCCGGCGCCGGGCGAGACCGCGAGGGCGGCGCGCGTGGAAGTCGCCCAGCGAATGCGGGATGTGTATGTGGCCCGGCGTGAACGCCTGGCCGAGAAGGACGCCCGGGTCCCGACACCGATCCTCTCCCTGATGATCGGCGCAGGTGTCGCCACCCTCTTGGTCATCGCGCTCTTCGGCCGCCCGTCCAGCCGCGTCCATTACGCCCTGCTCGCCATCGGCGCCGCGGGCTTCGCCTACATGATTTTTCTGGTTCTCGCTCTCAACCACCCCTACGGCGGCGGGATCAGCGTCGGGCCTGATGCCTATCACGAAGCACTCGTCAGGTATGAGCAGATCGGCTCGTGA